A single region of the Mycobacterium avium subsp. avium genome encodes:
- a CDS encoding enoyl-CoA hydratase translates to MNEFVSVVVSDGSRDAGLAMLLVSRPPTNALSRQVYREVIAAADELGRRDDVAAVILFGGHEIFSAGDDMPELRTLRGVEAETAARVRRDAIDAVAAIPKPTVAAITGYALGAGLTLALAADWRISGDNVKFGATEILAGLVPGGDALARLTRVAGASKAKELVFSGRFFDAEEALALGLIDEMVAPDDVYDAAAAWARRFLDGPRHALAAAKAGVDAVFELPRAERLAAEQRRYVEVFSAGQGGDAGADPHGG, encoded by the coding sequence TTGAACGAGTTCGTCAGCGTCGTGGTCAGCGACGGCTCCCGGGACGCCGGGCTGGCGATGTTGTTGGTGTCGCGCCCGCCGACCAACGCGTTGAGCCGCCAGGTGTACCGCGAGGTGATCGCGGCGGCCGACGAGCTCGGGCGGCGCGACGACGTGGCCGCGGTGATCCTGTTCGGCGGCCACGAGATCTTCTCCGCCGGCGACGACATGCCCGAGCTGCGCACGCTGCGCGGCGTCGAGGCCGAGACCGCGGCCCGGGTCCGCCGCGACGCCATCGACGCCGTGGCGGCCATCCCCAAGCCGACCGTGGCCGCGATCACCGGCTACGCGTTGGGCGCCGGGCTCACCCTGGCGCTGGCCGCCGACTGGCGGATCAGCGGCGACAACGTCAAATTCGGCGCGACCGAGATCCTGGCCGGCCTGGTGCCCGGCGGTGACGCGCTGGCCCGCCTGACCCGGGTGGCCGGCGCGAGCAAGGCCAAGGAGCTGGTGTTCAGCGGCCGGTTCTTCGACGCCGAGGAGGCCCTGGCGCTGGGGCTGATCGACGAAATGGTGGCCCCCGACGACGTGTACGACGCCGCCGCGGCGTGGGCGCGCCGGTTTCTGGACGGCCCGCGGCACGCGCTGGCCGCCGCCAAGGCCGGTGTCGACGCCGTGTTCGAGCTGCCCCGCGCCGAGCGGCTCGCCGCCGAACAGCGGCGCTACGTGGAGGTGTTCTCCGCTGGTCAGGGCGGCGACGCGGGGGCGGATCCGCACGGCGGTTAG
- a CDS encoding class I SAM-dependent methyltransferase gives MTRSTDAVPTPHATAEQVEAARHDSKLAQVLYHDWEAETYDEKWSISYDQRCIDYARGRFDAIVPEHVLRELPYDWALELGCGTGFFLLNLIQSGVARRGSVTDLSPGMVKVATRNGQSLGLDIDGRVADAEGIPYEDDTFDLVVGHAVLHHIPDVELSLREVIRVLRPGGRFVFAGEPTSAGDVYARELSTLTWRIATNVTKLPGLGSWRRPQAELDESSRAAALEAIVDLHTFTPGDLERMAANAGATEVRTVSEEFTAAMFGWPVRTFEASVPPGRLGWGWAKFAFNGWKTLSWVDANIWRRVVPKGWFYNVMVTGVKPT, from the coding sequence ATGACCAGATCGACCGACGCCGTTCCGACGCCGCACGCCACCGCCGAACAGGTGGAAGCCGCCCGGCACGACAGCAAGCTGGCCCAGGTGCTCTACCACGACTGGGAAGCCGAGACCTACGACGAGAAGTGGTCGATCTCCTATGACCAGCGCTGCATCGACTACGCGCGCGGCCGCTTCGACGCCATCGTCCCCGAGCACGTGCTGCGCGAGCTGCCCTACGACTGGGCACTCGAATTGGGTTGTGGCACAGGGTTTTTCCTGCTCAACCTGATCCAGTCCGGGGTGGCGCGGCGCGGGTCGGTGACCGACCTGTCGCCGGGCATGGTCAAGGTCGCCACCCGCAACGGGCAGTCGCTGGGCCTGGACATCGACGGCCGGGTCGCCGACGCCGAGGGCATCCCCTACGAGGACGACACCTTCGACCTGGTCGTCGGCCACGCCGTGCTGCACCACATCCCCGACGTCGAGCTGTCGCTGCGGGAGGTGATCCGGGTGCTGCGCCCGGGCGGCCGGTTCGTCTTCGCCGGCGAGCCGACCAGCGCCGGCGACGTCTACGCCCGCGAGCTGTCCACGCTGACCTGGCGGATCGCCACCAACGTCACCAAGCTTCCCGGGCTGGGCAGCTGGCGGCGCCCGCAGGCCGAACTCGACGAATCCTCCCGGGCCGCCGCGCTGGAGGCCATCGTCGACCTTCACACCTTCACCCCCGGCGACCTGGAGCGGATGGCGGCCAACGCCGGCGCCACCGAGGTGCGCACCGTCAGCGAGGAGTTCACCGCCGCGATGTTCGGCTGGCCGGTGCGCACCTTCGAGGCATCGGTGCCGCCCGGGCGGTTGGGCTGGGGCTGGGCGAAATTCGCGTTCAACGGCTGGAAGACGCTGAGCTGGGTGGACGCCAACATCTGGCGCCGGGTGGTCCCGAAGGGCTGGTTCTACAACGTGATGGTGACCGGGGTCAAACCCACCTGA